A region of Mauremys mutica isolate MM-2020 ecotype Southern chromosome 2, ASM2049712v1, whole genome shotgun sequence DNA encodes the following proteins:
- the ANKRD39 gene encoding ankyrin repeat domain-containing protein 39 yields MASSGPPGSCCAHGPAVPGVHQTAAEMDFERGVWSAALDGDLGRVRKLLVEKRVDPSQPDLAGYTALHYASRNGHGAVCQFLLQSGARCNAQTHGGATALHRASFCGHVDVARLLLAHGADPGIADDDGMTSLHKAAEGGHRELCELLLQHSPVLKGVRDRRARRACDLVPGSSTLRDLLET; encoded by the exons ATGGCCTCCTCGGGCCCCCCCGGCTCCTGCTGCGCCCACGGGCCGGCCGTGCCCGGCGTGCACCAGACCGCGGCGGAGATGGACTTCGAGAGAG GGGTCTGGTCGGCTGCCCTGGACGGGGACCTGGGGCGGGTCCGGAAGCTGCTGGTGGAGAAGCGAGTGGATCCCAGCCAGCCCGACCTGGCCGGCTACACTGCCCTG CACTACGCCAGCCGCAACGGGCATGGCGCCGTCTGCCAGTTCCTGCTGCAGAGTGGGGCCCGTTGCAACGCCCAGACCCACGGCGGAGCCACCGCCCTGCACCGAGCCAGCTTCTGTGGCCACGTGGACGtggccaggctgctgctggcccacgGAGCTGACCCCGGCATTGCAGATGACGACGGCATGACAAGTTTGCATAAG GCCGCCGAGGGAGGCCACCGTGAGCTCTGTGAGCTCTTGCTGCAGCACAGCCCGGTACTGAAGGGCGTCCGGGACAGGAGAGCCAGGAGAGCATGTGACCTGGTCCCCGGCAGCAGCACCTTGCGGGACCTACTGGAGACCTGa